One window of the Oncorhynchus keta strain PuntledgeMale-10-30-2019 chromosome 31, Oket_V2, whole genome shotgun sequence genome contains the following:
- the LOC118364555 gene encoding uncharacterized protein LOC118364555 → MTDHHLKLNLGKTELLFLPGKDCPFHDLAITVDNSIVSSSQSAKNLGVILDNTLSFSTNIKAVARSCRFMLYNIRRVRPCLTQEAAQVLIQALVISRLDYCNSLLAGLPACAIKPLQLIQNAAARLVFNLPKFSHVTPLLRSLHWLPVEARIRYKTMVLAYGAVRGTAPQYLQALIRPYTQTRALRSSTSGLLASLPLRKYSSRSAQSKLFAALAPQWWNTLPHDARTAESITTFRRHLKPHLFKEYLG, encoded by the coding sequence atgacggatcaccacctcaagctgaacctcggcaagacggagctgctcttcctcccggggaaggactgcccgttccatgatctcgccatcacggttgacaactccattgtgtcctcctcccagagcgctaagaaccttggcgtgatcctggacaacactctgtcgttctcaactaacatcaaggcggtggcccgttcctgtaggttcatgctctacaacatccgcagagtacgaccctgcctcacacaggaagcggcgcaggtcctaatccaggcacttgtcatctcccgtctggattactgcaactcgctgttggctgggctccctgcctgtgccattaaacccctacaactcatccagaacgccgcagcccgtctggtgttcaaccttcccaagttctctcacgtcaccccgctcctccgctctctccactggcttccagttgaagctcgcatccgctacaagaccatggtgcttgcctacggagctgtgaggggaacggcacctcagtacctccaggctctgatcaggccctacacccaaacaagggcactgcgttcatccacctctggcctgctcgcctccctaccactgaggaagtacagttcccgctcagcccagtcaaaactgttcgctgctctggctccccaatggtggaacacactccctcacgacgccaggacagcggagtcaatcaccaccttccggagacacctgaaaccccacctctttaaggaatacctaggatag